Sequence from the Candidatus Poseidoniia archaeon genome:
GTGGGGCGGCGGCCGTTGAATTGGGCTTAAATATCGGTCGCCGCAGTCGACGGCATGGTCGGGCAGGGGACCGACAACCGCATTCGGGGCGCGACCGCCTTGCTCGTCGTGCTGGCGGTCGCGCTGCTGCTACCGCTCGCAGCGGCTGACGGCCCGACGTTCAAGTTCCTCCCGCGCGAGCGCGACTACCGCGGCATTGCCGTGGAAGAAGGCGTCTACCAGTATCACGCCCTGTCGGGCGGCGACGAGTACTGGGCCGAATTCACCTTCAGCATCAACGGCAGCGGCCGCGCCGACATCTTCCTGCTGCGTTACGACGTCTACTGGGGTGAACTGAGGGGTGACCTCGGCAACGCCAGCGAGGAATTCCAGCCCTACCGCGAATGGCTCGACGTCTCGACGCTCGCCATCAACATCACTTTCCCCAGCGATCAGGAAATGGTACTGGTCATCGACAACGCCGATGTACCGTGGAACGACACGGTCCCGAACGGCAGCCTCACCTACGACCTTTTCATCCTCGACTGGGAATTAGATTTGGCCGAACTGCTCTCCTGGATTGAGGATTTGGTGCAGCAGGGAATGCTCATCTGCGGCGGCATCTGCCTCGTGATAATCATCGCCATCGTCGCCATCGTCGTCGCCTCGCGACGCGGTCAGGGCGGCGGCGGCAGCGGGCCGCAGCTGGACATCGACGGCGACGACCGCGTCAGCGATACCGAATGGGCGGTCTACAAGTCGCGGCGCGACTCGGAAGAGCCGCGCTGACGAGTGCAATCCGCGACGTTCCTCCAGCGACTGCTCGCGTTCCTGGTCGATGCGACGCTGCTACTGCTGGCGCAAGCGCTGGTACTGTTCGTGGTGCTGCTGGTTTTCGGGCTGGATATTCCCGAAGCACACTTGCTGGCGATTGCCGAGGTGGCGGGGCTGGTGCTTGACTCGGGGCTGGCATGGCAGGAAGCCAGGAGTGGCGGTACGTTCGGCAAGCGGCTCCTGAAGATACGCGTCGTCCGGGCCGACGGCGGCAACGTGGGCTACCGTCAGGCGTTCATCCGAAACTTTGCCCGGCTGGGCTGGCAGGTCCCGACTTTCGGCCTGCTGTTCCTGCTCGCTGACACGCTCCTGCTGCTGGCCCAGCCGCGCCGGCAGCGCATCGGCGACCTGCTGGCCGAAACCAGAGTCGTGTGCGTTTAGTAGAAGACCGAGAGACAGGTGGGCGAGCCGTCGGCGGCGCGGATTTGCGACATCTCGAGCGGGTGCAGCTGGAAGCCGCGCTTCGCGAGCAGCGCATGCGTCGCCGGATAGCCATCCGGCAGCAGCAGCTTCTCGCCGAACGCGATGACGTTGCAGCCGTAGGCCTCGGCAGCGGGGACGCGCAGGACCTCGGCGCAGCGCTCGAGCTCCCCGTCGCGCAGCGCGTGGTCGGGCACCAGTAGCAATCCTTCCCCGGGCGACGTGCAGATAGATTTCAGGTGCAGCTGGTCGTCGGGAATCGCCACTTCGTGCACCGGTAGCGGCGCGACGAAATCGCGCAGCGCCTGCGCGCCGGCGCGGGTGGTGCGGGTCGAAATCCCGACAAGGTAGCAGTCGCCGACCCGCAGCACGTCGCCGCCG
This genomic interval carries:
- a CDS encoding RDD family protein; amino-acid sequence: MQSATFLQRLLAFLVDATLLLLAQALVLFVVLLVFGLDIPEAHLLAIAEVAGLVLDSGLAWQEARSGGTFGKRLLKIRVVRADGGNVGYRQAFIRNFARLGWQVPTFGLLFLLADTLLLLAQPRRQRIGDLLAETRVVCV